From Pseudomonas sp. G.S.17, the proteins below share one genomic window:
- a CDS encoding DUF1353 domain-containing protein, with product MSKAGSLGKLPYVGNGPGQFSIIPPLLPYKVGEWALLDDPVYTDKAGKQHPCPRYFITDLASIPWLAEPIFNSVDSRLPGAMHDLFYCTNALPRAECDALLREMLLVTGCDVVRANLIYAAVRVGGASRYKACTGGPKREDFAWEYMTPYEVILYESAYKLSVNHM from the coding sequence ATGAGCAAAGCCGGATCGCTCGGTAAATTGCCATACGTCGGCAACGGTCCTGGCCAGTTCTCCATCATTCCGCCGCTCCTCCCTTACAAAGTCGGTGAGTGGGCGCTTTTAGACGATCCGGTTTATACCGACAAGGCAGGAAAGCAGCATCCATGCCCTCGCTACTTCATCACTGACCTTGCATCAATCCCATGGCTAGCGGAGCCGATCTTCAATTCAGTTGATTCCCGGCTACCGGGCGCGATGCACGATCTTTTTTACTGTACCAATGCGCTACCCCGAGCCGAGTGCGATGCGCTGCTCAGAGAAATGTTACTGGTCACCGGCTGCGACGTCGTGCGTGCAAACCTGATCTATGCAGCCGTCCGGGTCGGTGGTGCGAGCCGGTACAAGGCCTGCACTGGCGGACCTAAGCGTGAGGACTTCGCCTGGGAATACATGACTCCTTATGAGGTGATCCTGTACGAGTCCGCTTACAAGTTGAGCGTAAATCACATGTGA